A DNA window from Maribellus comscasis contains the following coding sequences:
- a CDS encoding GRP family sugar transporter, whose translation MYIVTSYPFAIFLCFITMLCWGSWGNTQKLAGKTWRYELFYWDYVLGVLLLSLIFAFTLGSVGESGRGFISDLGQADMKNIGSAFLGGIIFNASNILLSAAIAIAGMSVAFPVGVGLALVLGVIINYMGSQKGDPFFLFLGVGLITLAIVLNALAYKKSSTGDQKVTSKGILIAVLAGSLMSLFYRFVAASMDLDNFVSPAEGKMTPYTAVVIFSVGMLLSNFLFNTILMKKPLSGSPTNYREYFTGKLSIHLVGIFGGIVWGVGNSLNLIAAGKAGAAISYGLGQGATLVAALWGVFIWKEFKNSPRGTAPMLTAMFVLFVLGIVSIIYAGT comes from the coding sequence ATGTATATAGTTACCAGTTATCCATTTGCTATTTTTCTTTGTTTTATAACAATGCTGTGCTGGGGGTCATGGGGCAATACCCAGAAACTGGCCGGTAAAACCTGGCGTTACGAGCTTTTTTATTGGGACTATGTTCTTGGCGTGCTTTTACTGTCCCTGATTTTTGCATTTACACTGGGAAGCGTGGGAGAATCAGGGCGTGGTTTTATAAGTGACCTCGGGCAGGCTGACATGAAAAATATAGGCAGCGCATTTTTAGGAGGAATTATCTTTAATGCATCAAACATACTATTGTCAGCCGCAATCGCTATTGCCGGAATGTCGGTGGCATTTCCTGTTGGTGTGGGCTTGGCGCTTGTTCTGGGAGTGATTATTAACTACATGGGTTCTCAAAAAGGCGACCCTTTCTTTTTATTTCTTGGTGTTGGGTTAATTACTTTGGCGATAGTTCTAAATGCTTTAGCCTATAAAAAATCATCAACCGGCGACCAAAAGGTTACGTCGAAAGGGATCCTTATTGCTGTGTTAGCCGGAAGCTTAATGTCTTTATTCTATCGTTTTGTAGCTGCTTCAATGGATTTGGACAATTTTGTTTCGCCTGCCGAAGGAAAGATGACACCTTATACTGCGGTTGTTATCTTTTCTGTAGGAATGTTGTTGAGCAACTTTTTATTTAATACCATTTTAATGAAGAAACCCTTAAGTGGTAGTCCGACCAATTACAGGGAATATTTTACAGGGAAGTTATCGATTCATTTGGTCGGAATATTTGGTGGTATTGTTTGGGGTGTTGGTAATTCGCTAAACCTCATTGCTGCCGGTAAAGCCGGAGCAGCTATATCCTATGGATTAGGGCAGGGGGCTACATTGGTAGCCGCGCTGTGGGGAGTTTTTATTTGGAAAGAGTTTAAGAACTCGCCCAGGGGAACGGCTCCAATGCTAACTGCCATGTTCGTGCTGTTCGTGTTGGGTATTGTATCAATAATCTATGCCGGCACTTAG
- a CDS encoding glycoside hydrolase family 88 protein, with translation MKNSVYGILLIMIFTVACSSNKISKEDFDIDKMLDYAVKKAEITMNSLKTTDSLPRNIENNQTNWNKVDIYDWTSGFWPGILWYAYEKSGDSLILENARIFSEVLKGVLDVPVYNHDLGFMFYCSLGNGLRLTGDKQYHEILMAAADSLATLYNPKVGTILSWPQMREKMNWPHNTIIDNMMNLELLFWAAKNSDRHNLYDIAVKHAETTMRTLVRPDFTTYHVAIFDTIDGHFIKGVTHQGFSDSSMWARGQGWGIYGFTMTYRETGDEKFLTTACRLADVFIEQLPEDGIPYWDFDDPAIPNAPKDVSAAAIAASGMLELSTFMKEEKQKIKYRNAAIGLLKRISSDKYLSMQKNKAMLMHSTGNYPNGSEIDASIIYADYYYVEALLRLGQHYSEISNN, from the coding sequence ATGAAAAATTCGGTTTATGGTATTTTATTAATTATGATTTTTACGGTAGCCTGTTCCTCAAACAAAATATCAAAGGAAGACTTTGATATAGACAAAATGCTGGATTATGCAGTTAAAAAGGCAGAAATAACAATGAATAGTCTCAAAACAACCGATAGCCTACCCAGAAACATAGAAAACAATCAAACCAACTGGAACAAGGTGGATATTTATGATTGGACAAGTGGTTTTTGGCCGGGAATATTGTGGTATGCTTACGAAAAATCGGGAGACAGCCTGATTTTGGAAAATGCCAGAATTTTTTCTGAGGTATTAAAGGGTGTATTGGATGTGCCTGTTTACAATCATGATCTCGGATTTATGTTTTATTGCAGTTTGGGAAATGGCCTGCGATTGACAGGTGATAAGCAATATCATGAAATTCTTATGGCAGCAGCCGATTCACTTGCTACCTTGTATAATCCCAAAGTTGGTACAATATTATCATGGCCGCAAATGCGCGAAAAAATGAATTGGCCGCACAACACGATAATTGACAATATGATGAATCTTGAATTACTGTTTTGGGCGGCAAAAAATAGTGACAGGCATAATTTGTACGACATTGCAGTCAAGCACGCTGAAACAACAATGAGGACACTCGTAAGACCGGATTTCACTACATATCATGTTGCAATATTTGATACCATAGACGGACACTTTATAAAAGGCGTAACTCATCAGGGGTTTAGCGACAGCTCAATGTGGGCCCGTGGTCAGGGATGGGGTATTTACGGATTTACGATGACATACCGCGAAACCGGTGATGAAAAGTTTCTGACTACTGCTTGTCGGCTAGCGGATGTTTTTATTGAACAACTACCTGAGGATGGAATTCCTTATTGGGATTTTGATGATCCTGCAATTCCAAATGCCCCCAAGGATGTATCTGCAGCGGCAATTGCAGCCTCTGGAATGCTTGAACTTTCAACTTTTATGAAAGAAGAAAAACAAAAAATAAAATATAGAAATGCTGCTATTGGTTTGCTTAAGCGTATCTCCTCAGACAAATATTTAAGCATGCAAAAAAACAAAGCAATGTTAATGCATTCCACTGGCAATTATCCAAATGGAAGCGAAATAGATGCTTCAATTATTTATGCTGATTACTATTACGTTGAAGCATTATTGCGGTTAGGTCAACACTATTCTGAAATATCAAATAACTGA
- a CDS encoding alpha-L-fucosidase, translating to MKKVTIILAVLMAIVTKTIGQQYQPNWESIDSRPIPEWFEDAKFGIFIHWGVYSVPAWAPANEDIGVYAKYSEWYWWRKNEDSAAGKLFREHHEKVYGEQTKYQDFVRDFNVRYFDPEQWAKVFKNAGAKYIVLTSKHHDGFTLWPSSQSWNWNSVDVGPHRDLCGDLNKAVKDAGLHMGFYYSLYEWYNPLYKTNLEKYVDDHMIPQMKDLVSRYEPDVFWTDGEWDHASKAWKSEEFLAWLYNDSPVKNTVVVNDRWGKETRSVHGGFFTTEYDLVHDQKGVGEISRPWEECRGIGTSFGYNRIEDLDNYSTSDELIDLLIEKVAGGGNLLLDIGPTADGRIPVIMQQRLAEIGAWLDVNGEAIYGTRKWENAPNEPQNSTVFYTQKGNDLYVSITDWEDKPITIEGVKKVTNINLIGYSGKVKYTYSGQKIVITPPALSPATNPGNYAWVYKLSNAISN from the coding sequence ATGAAAAAAGTAACAATTATTCTGGCTGTTTTGATGGCAATAGTAACGAAAACAATTGGACAGCAGTACCAACCGAACTGGGAGTCGATTGATAGCCGGCCAATCCCGGAGTGGTTTGAAGATGCGAAGTTTGGAATTTTTATCCATTGGGGCGTATATTCTGTACCTGCCTGGGCGCCTGCAAATGAGGATATCGGTGTTTATGCCAAATACTCAGAATGGTACTGGTGGAGAAAAAATGAAGACAGCGCAGCGGGGAAACTATTTCGTGAGCACCACGAAAAAGTGTACGGAGAACAAACTAAATACCAGGATTTTGTCCGTGATTTTAATGTCCGTTATTTTGATCCTGAACAGTGGGCAAAAGTTTTCAAAAATGCAGGCGCAAAATACATCGTGTTAACATCAAAGCATCACGATGGTTTTACACTGTGGCCAAGTTCACAGAGTTGGAACTGGAACAGTGTTGATGTAGGTCCGCATCGCGATTTATGCGGTGATTTGAACAAAGCAGTAAAAGATGCAGGCCTGCACATGGGTTTCTATTATTCGCTTTACGAATGGTACAATCCCTTATATAAAACCAATCTTGAAAAGTATGTAGATGACCACATGATCCCTCAGATGAAGGACCTTGTTAGCAGGTACGAACCAGATGTTTTCTGGACCGACGGAGAATGGGATCATGCAAGTAAAGCATGGAAAAGCGAAGAATTTTTAGCCTGGCTGTACAATGACTCCCCGGTGAAAAATACAGTGGTGGTCAATGATCGCTGGGGTAAAGAAACAAGAAGCGTACACGGAGGTTTTTTTACAACCGAATACGATTTGGTACACGATCAGAAAGGTGTAGGTGAAATATCCCGCCCGTGGGAAGAGTGCCGCGGGATTGGAACCTCGTTTGGTTATAACCGGATTGAAGACCTGGATAATTATTCAACAAGTGATGAACTGATTGATTTGCTCATTGAAAAAGTTGCCGGAGGAGGAAATCTTCTGCTTGATATCGGGCCTACAGCCGATGGACGCATTCCTGTAATAATGCAACAAAGACTTGCAGAGATCGGTGCCTGGCTGGATGTTAACGGTGAGGCAATTTATGGGACCAGGAAATGGGAAAATGCTCCAAATGAACCACAAAATTCTACCGTTTTTTACACCCAAAAAGGAAACGATTTATATGTATCGATAACAGACTGGGAGGATAAGCCAATTACGATTGAAGGAGTGAAAAAAGTCACAAATATTAACCTGATCGGATATTCGGGAAAAGTAAAATACACTTATTCCGGGCAGAAAATTGTGATTACACCACCTGCACTTAGTCCGGCAACAAATCCTGGCAACTACGCGTGGGTCTATAAACTATCCAACGCAATATCAAATTAA
- the rbsK gene encoding ribokinase — protein MSQNKILVIGSSNTDMVVRTDKFPDAGETILGGEFFMNAGGKGANQAVAARRLGGNVEFIGKTGKDIFGQQALEYLRNEGIFTGNILTDDENPSGVALITVNGKGENSIVVAAGANGTLVPGDLEKIPEVFNDASMVLLQLEIPLETVVHVSKLSLSLKKKVILNPAPAQMLPDALLQGLYLITPNETEVKQLTGIEVYDIESAAKASQVLIDKGVQNVIITMGAAGAFIYSAEFTGLVEAPKVKAVDTTAAGDTFNGALTVFLSEGMGIKEATRLACIAASISVTRIGAQTSVPFRRELHL, from the coding sequence ATGAGTCAAAATAAAATTCTGGTAATCGGGAGTTCGAATACTGATATGGTAGTACGGACAGACAAGTTTCCCGACGCTGGCGAGACAATTCTTGGAGGAGAATTTTTTATGAATGCCGGTGGAAAAGGGGCCAACCAGGCAGTTGCTGCCAGGCGATTAGGCGGGAATGTTGAATTTATAGGGAAAACCGGTAAAGATATTTTCGGGCAACAGGCATTAGAATATTTAAGAAACGAGGGGATTTTTACCGGGAACATCCTGACCGATGACGAAAACCCAAGCGGCGTTGCATTGATTACAGTTAACGGGAAGGGCGAAAACTCGATTGTTGTTGCAGCCGGTGCAAATGGTACACTTGTCCCCGGAGATTTGGAAAAAATTCCTGAGGTATTCAATGATGCGTCAATGGTCCTACTGCAACTGGAAATTCCCCTCGAAACCGTTGTCCATGTTTCAAAACTTTCACTCAGCCTGAAGAAAAAAGTAATACTTAACCCTGCTCCCGCGCAAATGCTCCCGGATGCCCTTCTTCAGGGGCTTTATTTAATAACACCGAATGAAACAGAAGTCAAACAGCTGACCGGGATTGAGGTATATGATATTGAATCAGCAGCAAAGGCGTCACAGGTATTGATTGATAAGGGAGTACAAAATGTTATTATTACCATGGGAGCTGCCGGAGCATTTATTTACAGTGCTGAATTTACCGGGTTAGTAGAGGCTCCAAAGGTTAAAGCGGTAGATACAACAGCTGCCGGCGACACTTTTAACGGGGCGTTGACCGTATTTCTTTCCGAGGGAATGGGAATTAAGGAGGCGACCCGACTTGCCTGCATTGCTGCATCAATTTCAGTAACAAGAATTGGCGCACAAACATCTGTTCCTTTTCGAAGAGAGCTGCATTTATAA
- a CDS encoding alpha-L-fucosidase codes for MKNLILLLILIIYIVNPCLAQKKIWDETPEQKKERMEWWTDARFGMFIHWGLYAQAARHEWVKRREKMTNEDYQKYFDIFNPDLFDPSEWAKKAKAAGMKYAVITSKHHEGFTMFDSKFTDYKVTNTPYGKDIIKEWIEAFRAEGLGVGLYYSLIDWHHPEYTIDRVHPQQAGTKEEYDALNKDRDMAVYREYLKNQVREILTNYGKIDILWLDYSFPGEFGKGRDDWGSEDLVKMVRELQPGILIDDRADLQDYHGGWDFMTPEQYKVDKWPEINGQKVAWETCQTFSGSWGYYRDEYTWKDNKQLLVLLIESVSKGGNLLLNVGPTARGTFDHRADEALSKMGEWMKYNSRSVYSCTQAPDEFQIPDNSVLTYNPETKRLYIHLLDYPLKSLRLSGYKDKIKYAQFLHDASEIKIDKPAMHGARMELDADDIYLILPVTKPNVEIPVVEIFLD; via the coding sequence ATGAAGAACTTAATACTACTCTTAATTCTAATTATTTATATAGTAAATCCCTGTTTAGCTCAGAAAAAGATATGGGATGAAACACCCGAGCAAAAAAAGGAACGAATGGAATGGTGGACAGACGCTCGTTTCGGAATGTTTATCCACTGGGGTTTATATGCACAGGCAGCACGTCATGAGTGGGTAAAAAGGAGGGAAAAAATGACTAATGAGGATTACCAAAAATATTTTGATATTTTCAATCCCGACCTTTTTGATCCTTCCGAATGGGCCAAAAAGGCTAAAGCCGCAGGAATGAAATATGCTGTTATCACCTCAAAACATCACGAAGGTTTCACCATGTTTGATTCAAAATTTACGGATTACAAGGTAACCAACACACCCTACGGGAAAGATATTATCAAAGAATGGATTGAAGCTTTCCGTGCTGAAGGGCTGGGTGTGGGGCTTTACTATTCATTAATCGACTGGCATCATCCGGAATACACTATCGACCGTGTCCATCCCCAGCAAGCCGGAACGAAAGAAGAATACGATGCTCTAAATAAAGATCGGGATATGGCCGTTTACCGTGAATACCTTAAAAACCAGGTACGTGAAATACTGACCAATTACGGAAAAATAGATATCCTCTGGCTTGACTATTCATTTCCCGGTGAATTTGGTAAAGGCCGCGATGACTGGGGCTCCGAAGATTTGGTAAAGATGGTAAGGGAACTTCAACCAGGTATTTTGATCGACGACCGGGCTGATTTGCAGGACTACCATGGAGGCTGGGATTTTATGACCCCCGAGCAGTACAAAGTGGATAAATGGCCTGAAATTAATGGTCAAAAAGTCGCGTGGGAAACATGCCAAACATTTTCAGGTTCATGGGGATATTACCGCGATGAATATACTTGGAAAGACAATAAACAGTTATTGGTACTTCTGATTGAATCGGTTAGTAAAGGCGGAAACCTGTTGTTAAATGTAGGGCCAACAGCCCGCGGGACCTTTGACCACAGGGCAGATGAAGCGCTGAGCAAAATGGGTGAGTGGATGAAATACAACAGCCGATCTGTTTATAGCTGTACGCAAGCTCCGGACGAATTTCAGATTCCGGATAATTCAGTCCTAACATATAATCCAGAAACGAAACGCCTGTATATCCACCTGCTGGATTACCCGTTGAAGTCATTACGATTATCCGGCTACAAAGACAAGATAAAATACGCACAATTTCTGCACGATGCCTCGGAAATAAAGATTGATAAGCCTGCGATGCATGGAGCCCGTATGGAGTTGGATGCAGACGATATTTATTTGATACTGCCGGTAACCAAGCCAAATGTCGAAATACCTGTTGTCGAGATCTTCCTGGACTAG
- a CDS encoding redoxin domain-containing protein, which produces MRKLIILMLLCSTFPVFAQEHEEPKTLEPGAKAIDFNLKGTDDKMYSLSSFKDKDILIIIFSAPHCPTSQIYQDRIISIQKEYRDKGVQVVMINPNNPDSMALEERGYTDVGDSFEDMKIRAKDKGYNFPFLYDGETVETSFKYGPVSTPHTFVFDKGRVLRYVGRIDDSVEEEEVTQQDLRNALDAILDGKEVNPKQTKVIGCSVKWKWKTDHKNNNDKWWANHKVLFEEISGSDLKKLVQNNTDKLRVINVWATWCGPCVSEFSELIDTYRMYMWRDLEMYTINIDRIEKKDKVHKFLLDKHAAFNNNYIFGSGNTYELIENIDPEWQGNIPHTIIVEPGGKIVWRQSGALDFFELRKQIVDNRLLGRYFN; this is translated from the coding sequence ATGAGAAAATTGATAATCCTAATGTTGCTCTGTAGTACGTTTCCCGTTTTTGCACAGGAACATGAAGAACCAAAAACTTTGGAACCTGGTGCAAAAGCTATCGACTTTAACTTAAAAGGGACTGACGATAAAATGTATTCCCTGTCTTCTTTTAAGGACAAAGATATTTTGATAATAATTTTCAGCGCACCTCATTGCCCAACGTCGCAGATATATCAGGATCGAATAATTTCAATTCAGAAGGAATACCGCGATAAAGGAGTACAGGTTGTTATGATTAATCCTAACAATCCTGATTCGATGGCGCTCGAAGAAAGAGGTTATACAGATGTTGGAGATTCATTTGAAGATATGAAGATAAGAGCAAAAGACAAAGGCTACAATTTCCCGTTTTTATATGATGGTGAAACTGTTGAGACATCTTTTAAATATGGGCCGGTTTCAACACCTCACACTTTTGTTTTCGACAAAGGCAGAGTTTTGCGGTATGTAGGTAGAATTGACGATTCCGTGGAAGAAGAGGAAGTAACTCAACAGGACTTGAGAAATGCCTTAGACGCAATTTTAGATGGAAAGGAAGTGAACCCGAAACAAACAAAAGTTATTGGTTGCTCTGTTAAATGGAAATGGAAAACTGATCACAAGAATAATAATGATAAATGGTGGGCAAATCATAAGGTTTTGTTTGAGGAAATTTCAGGTTCAGATTTGAAAAAATTAGTTCAAAATAATACAGACAAGCTTCGTGTGATTAATGTATGGGCCACATGGTGTGGACCCTGTGTTTCAGAGTTTAGCGAATTAATAGATACTTATAGAATGTATATGTGGCGTGATTTGGAGATGTATACAATTAATATTGATAGAATAGAAAAAAAAGACAAAGTGCATAAATTTCTTCTGGATAAACACGCGGCATTTAACAACAATTATATTTTCGGTTCAGGTAACACATATGAATTAATTGAAAATATTGACCCGGAGTGGCAGGGGAATATTCCACATACAATAATTGTTGAACCGGGAGGTAAGATTGTCTGGAGGCAGTCAGGTGCGCTGGATTTCTTTGAGCTAAGAAAGCAGATTGTGGATAACAGATTGCTTGGAAGATATTTTAACTAA
- a CDS encoding sulfatase family protein, with amino-acid sequence MKNKLSRTIVKLIVISAFFIVVWLLYSNCSKDKIVKHPNILFVISDDQSYPHASAYECKFVNTPAFDRVASEGILFDNCFAASPSCSPSRAAILTGKNIWQLEEAGSHISYFPRKFTSFTEVLEKNGYLVGYTGKPWAPGNWRDSGWDKNPVGTAYSDLKNTPPTSGISDIDYTANFVDFLSNRTESQPFFFWCGMFEPHRGYEKGSGLKAGKKLEDAEVPTFLLDDDITRMDLLDYALEIEWFDSHLGKIINFLEKTGELDNTVIVVTSDNGMPFPRAKIQLYEFGIHVPLAIRWGDQIKPKRNVSDFIGFNDFAPTFLEIAGISDSLNNASGKSFLDVLLSEKSGRIDQTRTFALSGKERHNYSRANNLGYPIRGIRTDTFLYLRNFEPDRWPAGDPDLFLDGELNKLSGITILNKKEVNTKANKLFHLMVDKRPSEELYNIVDDPGCIHNLSDNPDFSTQLKQLRIKLEGELTWQSDPRVVGNGNVFDSYPTFKPIQLFDKNGKSLFPGFAAYGEYNESVLYDK; translated from the coding sequence ATGAAAAATAAGCTGTCCAGAACAATAGTAAAATTAATCGTAATATCTGCCTTTTTTATTGTTGTTTGGCTGTTATACTCGAATTGTAGTAAAGATAAAATTGTTAAACATCCAAACATATTATTTGTAATTTCTGATGATCAGTCCTATCCACATGCAAGTGCATACGAATGCAAATTTGTAAATACGCCTGCTTTTGACAGAGTTGCCAGCGAAGGAATTTTATTTGATAATTGTTTCGCAGCTTCTCCTTCATGTAGCCCTTCTCGTGCTGCAATTCTTACGGGTAAAAATATTTGGCAGTTGGAAGAAGCAGGTTCCCATATCAGTTATTTTCCAAGAAAATTTACCTCGTTTACCGAAGTCTTAGAGAAAAACGGTTACCTGGTTGGTTACACCGGGAAACCATGGGCCCCAGGTAACTGGAGGGATTCTGGATGGGATAAAAATCCCGTAGGAACGGCTTATTCTGATTTGAAAAATACCCCTCCAACCAGTGGAATTAGCGATATCGATTACACAGCCAATTTTGTTGATTTTTTGAGCAATCGAACCGAGAGTCAACCTTTTTTCTTTTGGTGCGGTATGTTTGAGCCCCATCGTGGGTATGAAAAAGGGTCTGGTTTGAAAGCCGGGAAAAAGCTGGAAGATGCGGAAGTTCCAACATTTCTTTTGGATGACGATATTACCAGAATGGACCTTTTGGATTATGCATTGGAAATTGAATGGTTTGATAGTCATTTGGGGAAAATAATAAACTTTCTGGAAAAAACAGGAGAACTTGATAATACGGTTATAGTTGTTACAAGTGACAATGGAATGCCTTTCCCGAGAGCCAAAATTCAACTGTACGAATTTGGAATTCATGTTCCGTTGGCAATTCGTTGGGGAGACCAAATAAAACCTAAAAGAAATGTCTCTGATTTTATTGGCTTTAACGATTTTGCTCCTACTTTCCTCGAAATTGCTGGTATTTCTGATTCATTAAACAATGCGAGTGGAAAAAGCTTTTTAGATGTACTGTTAAGCGAAAAATCGGGAAGAATTGATCAAACCCGAACCTTTGCTTTATCAGGAAAAGAACGTCATAATTATTCCCGTGCCAATAATTTGGGTTATCCGATTAGGGGAATAAGAACAGATACGTTTTTATATCTGCGCAATTTTGAACCGGATCGTTGGCCGGCAGGAGATCCTGATTTGTTTTTGGACGGTGAATTAAATAAGCTTTCCGGAATAACAATTTTAAACAAGAAGGAAGTTAACACAAAGGCCAATAAGCTCTTTCATCTTATGGTTGATAAACGTCCATCAGAAGAACTTTATAATATTGTTGATGATCCTGGCTGTATTCATAACCTGTCTGATAATCCTGATTTTAGCACGCAATTGAAACAACTTCGAATAAAGCTTGAAGGAGAGCTGACTTGGCAAAGTGATCCACGCGTAGTTGGCAATGGAAATGTTTTCGACAGTTATCCGACTTTTAAACCCATCCAGCTGTTCGATAAAAATGGTAAATCCTTATTCCCCGGATTTGCTGCGTATGGAGAATACAATGAGAGTGTTTTGTATGATAAATGA
- a CDS encoding LamG-like jellyroll fold domain-containing protein, with amino-acid sequence MVKRIKVILYFIIISIIECFPADLSFNETFSDTNLESRGWEWIRESGTDWKIVNGQLDWAFCRKTIWREYNGNIPLLLRSAPSLGLNPSTEVTVNMANYNNSGAQVGLIWYYSDDDYVKLVVENLRQGLSIGFLQEHNISGHTIHILLPEEYTKHDLKIAVEGKNLVAFYRRNGSLIWNYAGEYPLMVRSDLPLKVGLMTQLGPNETRVQADDFKIITNVPDGPIALFDAHKVDKRNCRNGVAPMTVALDGSMSYGFNLHYLWKFGDGVSSSTSKVNHTFTKPGTYKVSLTVTDSCNKTDKLTTQFHVVNEILNDEDLILDLPFNEPDGITAYDYSRYDNVAYLELGAKRVEGKHGKAVRLYGGNDVVIVRSDSSLNGAFNELSMSVWIKLFNAQEGARILCKTNYDHNNPWELYIRNGKLVFKCKGELSSFDDIPLNEWVHLAAVYDGSKSTIYFNGVLQGTLPGAGDISNNTRYFQIGYADTHEGLIGLIDNVKVYKRALSIDEINKLF; translated from the coding sequence ATGGTTAAACGAATTAAGGTCATATTGTACTTCATAATTATTTCTATAATTGAATGTTTCCCTGCTGATTTATCTTTTAATGAAACCTTTTCAGATACAAATCTTGAGTCTCGCGGTTGGGAGTGGATTCGTGAGTCCGGTACCGACTGGAAAATAGTAAATGGACAGCTCGATTGGGCTTTTTGTAGAAAAACAATTTGGCGGGAATATAATGGTAATATTCCACTTCTTTTGCGTAGTGCTCCTTCCTTGGGATTAAATCCTTCAACCGAAGTTACAGTTAATATGGCTAACTATAATAACTCTGGTGCTCAGGTTGGCTTAATATGGTACTACAGCGATGACGATTATGTTAAACTCGTAGTAGAAAACCTTAGGCAAGGATTGAGTATTGGATTTTTACAGGAACACAATATAAGTGGCCATACAATACATATTCTTCTTCCCGAAGAATATACAAAGCATGATTTAAAAATTGCAGTGGAAGGTAAAAATTTGGTGGCTTTTTATAGAAGGAATGGAAGCTTAATCTGGAACTATGCAGGTGAATATCCTTTAATGGTTCGATCAGACCTGCCATTAAAAGTTGGTTTGATGACGCAACTGGGACCAAATGAGACACGGGTACAGGCTGATGACTTCAAGATAATAACAAATGTACCAGATGGACCAATTGCACTTTTTGACGCTCATAAAGTAGATAAACGAAACTGTCGGAATGGAGTTGCTCCAATGACAGTTGCTCTTGACGGATCAATGTCATATGGCTTTAATTTGCATTACCTATGGAAATTTGGAGACGGTGTGTCTAGCTCGACATCCAAAGTAAACCACACCTTTACGAAACCTGGAACTTATAAGGTATCATTAACCGTAACCGATTCATGTAACAAAACGGATAAATTAACTACACAATTCCACGTTGTTAACGAAATTCTTAATGACGAGGATTTAATTCTTGACTTACCGTTTAACGAGCCTGACGGTATTACTGCATATGATTACTCCCGTTATGATAATGTAGCATACCTTGAACTTGGAGCTAAACGGGTAGAAGGTAAACATGGGAAAGCAGTAAGGCTGTATGGTGGCAACGATGTTGTGATCGTTAGATCAGATAGTTCGCTCAATGGTGCTTTTAATGAACTATCGATGAGTGTATGGATTAAGCTTTTTAATGCACAGGAAGGAGCTCGCATTTTGTGCAAGACCAATTATGACCATAATAATCCTTGGGAACTTTACATTAGAAATGGCAAACTGGTGTTTAAATGTAAGGGCGAACTAAGCTCTTTTGATGATATTCCGCTCAATGAATGGGTTCACCTTGCCGCTGTATATGATGGAAGCAAAAGTACCATTTATTTTAATGGAGTTTTACAAGGAACACTTCCCGGTGCAGGTGATATTTCAAATAATACACGATACTTTCAAATTGGCTATGCAGATACTCATGAAGGACTTATTGGTTTAATAGACAATGTTAAGGTATACAAACGGGCATTAAGTATTGATGAGATTAATAAACTGTTTTAA